A single window of Malus sylvestris chromosome 5, drMalSylv7.2, whole genome shotgun sequence DNA harbors:
- the LOC126620636 gene encoding uncharacterized protein At4g06744-like — MGNFILLNIEHLFHAFFIILIPCFFDGVICTDSESSSILPPLIPLPPLPPLVPLPPLPPLIPQLLNFADQRLALVYPIIMTFRNMIISDPLGITQTWVGSDICNYKGFYCDNPPDNKSATTLASIDFNGFQLSAPTLDGFIDQLPDLALFHANSNNFSGIVSPKIANLQYLYELDISNNNFSGPFPTAVLTMNSLSFLDIRYNSFTGSVPPQIFKQTLDVLFINNNNFIQKLPDNLGATRALYLTLANNRFTGPIPKSIGSASSSLKEVLLLNNLITGCIPYELGFLRDATLFDAGNNRLTGPLPCSLGCLDKMEELNFAGNLLYGKVPEVVCELGNLVNLSLSNNYFTSVGPICRQLIKNGVLDLRKNCIQHLADQRSVEECALFFVNPRSCPDPSTFSLLPCKVPPKSKGHLVSDNAAFSKHRL, encoded by the exons ATGGGAAATTTCATTTTACTAAACATTGAACATCTGTTTCATGCCTTCTTCATCATCCTAATTCCTTGTTTCTTTGATGGTGTAATTTGCACAGACTCAGAAAGCTCATCAATCTTACCTCCTTTAATCCCCCTTCCCCCATTACCTCCTTTAGTCCCCCTTCCCCCGTTACCTCCATTAATCCCCCAACTTCTGAACTTCGCAGACCAAAGACTAGCTCTTGTTTACCCTATAATCATGACCTTTAGGAACATGATCATTTCTGACCCATTAGGCATCACTCAAACCTGGGTTGGCTCCGACATATGCAACTACAAGGGTTTCTACTGTGATAACCCTCCAGACAATAAAAGCGCCACTACACTTGCATCCATAGATTTCAATGGCTTCCAGCTCAGTGCTCCCACTCTTGACGGCTTCATCGATCAACTTCCTGACCTAGCACTTTTTCATGCTAACTCCAATAATTTCTCAG GTATCGTTTCTCCAAAAATTGCAAATCTCCAATACCTCTATGAGCTTGACATAAGCAACAACAACTTCTCTGGCCCTTTTCCTACTGCTGTTCTCACCATGAATAGTCTATCATTCTTGGACATCCGCTACAATTCCTTCACTGGGTCCGTACCACCCCAAATTTTCAAGCAAACCCTAGACGTCCTTTTCATTAATAACAACAATTTCATACAAAAACTCCCGGACAACCTTGGAGCTACACGAGCCCTTTATCTCACTTTAGCCAACAACAGATTCACCGGCCCAATCCCAAAAAGCATCGGCAGCGCTTCATCATCGTTGAAAGAAGTACTATTATTGAACAATTTGATCACAGGTTGCATCCCTTATGAACTAGGGTTTTTAAGAGATGCAACACTTTTTGATGCCGGAAACAACCGATTGACCGGCCCGCTACCCTGTTCATTGGGATGCTTGGACAAGATGGAGGAACTTAATTTTGCCGGAAACTTACTGTACGGAAAGGTGCCGGAGGTGGTGTGCGAACTAGGAAATTTGGTCAATTTATCGCTGTCCAACAACTATTTCACGTCGGTCGGGCCTATTTGTAGGCAGCTGATAAAAAATGGGGTTCTTGACTTGAGGAAGAACTGTATTCAGCATCTTGCTGATCAAAGATCAGTGGAGGAGTGTGCCTTGTTTTTCGTGAACCCTAGAAGTTGCCCGGACCCGTCGACGTTTAGTTTACTGCCTTGTAAGGTTCCACCAAAATCGAAGGGGCATTTGGTGTCTGATAATGCTGCTTTTTCGAAGCATAGATTGTGA